The proteins below come from a single Oryzomicrobium terrae genomic window:
- a CDS encoding HlyD family secretion protein has product MNTRKLWLLGGTVLAASAAFLFWQSRQVPELPPGFAQGNGRIEATEIDVSTKAAGRVKEVLVREGDFVTAGQEVARMDTEALDAQLQQAQAQVRQAESTRTTTQALVAQRESAKAAAEAVVAQRRSELAFADGELRRSQTLVAKGFLTPQKLDADRAKRESAAAALAAAKAQVVEAKSGIAAARSQVVEAQSAIEAAKATVARLEADKADSVLVAPRDGRVQYRVAEPGEVLGAGGKVVSLIDLTDVYMTLFLPETLVGKLAIGAEARIVLDAVPQYVIPAQVSFVASEAQFTPKTVETAVERQKLVFRVKARIDPDLLRQHMAQVKTGLPGVTTVRLAGGGEWPDHLAVHLPQ; this is encoded by the coding sequence ATGAACACCCGCAAACTCTGGCTGCTGGGCGGCACCGTGCTCGCCGCCAGCGCCGCCTTCCTCTTCTGGCAATCCCGCCAGGTTCCGGAGCTCCCCCCCGGTTTCGCCCAGGGCAACGGCCGTATCGAGGCCACCGAGATCGACGTTTCCACCAAGGCTGCCGGTCGGGTCAAGGAGGTACTGGTGCGCGAGGGCGACTTCGTCACCGCCGGCCAGGAAGTAGCACGCATGGATACCGAGGCCCTGGATGCCCAGTTGCAGCAGGCCCAGGCCCAGGTGCGCCAGGCGGAAAGCACCCGCACCACCACCCAGGCCTTGGTGGCCCAGCGCGAGAGCGCCAAGGCCGCGGCCGAAGCGGTGGTCGCCCAACGGCGCAGCGAACTGGCCTTTGCCGACGGCGAACTGCGCCGTTCCCAGACCCTGGTGGCCAAAGGGTTCCTCACCCCGCAAAAACTCGATGCCGACCGGGCCAAGCGGGAAAGCGCCGCCGCTGCCCTGGCGGCGGCCAAGGCCCAGGTCGTGGAAGCCAAGTCGGGTATCGCCGCCGCCCGCTCCCAGGTGGTCGAAGCCCAGTCCGCCATCGAGGCGGCCAAGGCCACGGTCGCCCGGCTGGAGGCCGACAAGGCCGACAGCGTGCTGGTGGCGCCCCGGGACGGCCGGGTCCAGTACCGGGTGGCCGAGCCCGGCGAGGTGCTCGGCGCCGGCGGCAAGGTGGTCAGCCTGATCGACCTGACCGATGTGTACATGACCCTGTTCCTGCCCGAGACCCTGGTGGGCAAGCTGGCCATCGGCGCCGAGGCGCGCATCGTCCTCGACGCGGTGCCCCAGTACGTGATTCCGGCCCAGGTGTCGTTTGTCGCCAGCGAGGCCCAGTTCACCCCGAAGACCGTGGAAACCGCCGTGGAACGGCAAAAGCTGGTGTTCCGCGTCAAGGCGCGCATCGACCCCGACCTGCTGCGCCAGCACATGGCCCAGGTCAAGACCGGCCTGCCCGGCGTCACCACCGTCCGCCTGGCCGGCGGCGGCGAGTGGCCCGACCACCTGGCGGTGCATCTGCCGCAATGA
- a CDS encoding diacylglycerol kinase, whose amino-acid sequence MTSPKETPFTTGSGLNRLVSAARNSWRGLSCAWRLEAAFRQEVLLALVLLPIALAVPVGAAERGLLLLTLGLVLVVELLNSAVEAVVDRISLERHDLSGRAKDLGSGAVLLALLTLVAVWGVILLPLLPHPAA is encoded by the coding sequence ATGACCTCGCCCAAGGAAACCCCATTCACCACCGGCAGCGGCCTGAACCGACTGGTCAGCGCGGCGCGCAACTCCTGGCGCGGCCTTAGTTGCGCCTGGCGCCTGGAGGCGGCATTCCGCCAGGAGGTGCTGCTCGCCCTCGTCCTGCTGCCGATCGCCCTGGCGGTGCCGGTCGGCGCCGCCGAGCGGGGGCTGCTGCTGCTCACCCTGGGTCTGGTGCTGGTGGTGGAATTGCTCAATTCGGCGGTGGAAGCGGTGGTGGACCGAATTTCCCTGGAACGCCACGACCTCTCCGGCCGGGCCAAGGACTTGGGCAGCGGCGCCGTGTTGCTGGCCCTGCTCACCCTGGTCGCGGTGTGGGGAGTCATCCTCCTGCCGCTATTGCCGCATCCGGCGGCCTGA
- a CDS encoding YeeE/YedE family protein: MDVAHLANQVVLFGFALGALLGFATRATHFCTVGAVADVVSMGSFTRLRMWALAIAVAILGAALLETSQGLPLARSFYRLTSLPLLAFVSGGLLFGAGMVLASGCGLRSLTRAAGGNLKSLVAFLVLALSAEMTMHGILTPLRTLAQGAVSLPLPAPDAGSLLAGLGLPAENARLIAAVVIGGLFLAWSLANRDVWQPRPLLGGIAVGSLVVGGWYVTGHLGFVAEHPDTLEEAFIGTASGRPEALTFVGPLAHSLEWLSWANDGSRKVTFGIATVAGAFLGGLAQALLFREFRWEGFRDARDTARHLIGAVLMGFGGILAMGCTLGQGVSGVSTLALASFVALASIIAGAFAMLRLDLWWMERQAG; this comes from the coding sequence ATGGACGTCGCTCACCTCGCCAACCAGGTCGTTCTATTCGGTTTTGCCCTGGGGGCGTTGCTCGGTTTTGCCACCCGCGCCACCCATTTCTGCACCGTCGGTGCCGTCGCCGACGTGGTCAGCATGGGCAGCTTCACCCGTCTGCGCATGTGGGCGCTGGCCATCGCCGTGGCCATCCTCGGCGCCGCCCTGCTCGAAACCAGTCAGGGCCTGCCCCTGGCCAGGAGCTTCTACCGGCTGACCAGCCTGCCCCTGCTCGCCTTCGTCAGCGGCGGCCTGCTGTTCGGCGCCGGCATGGTGCTGGCCTCGGGCTGCGGCCTGCGCTCCCTGACCCGGGCCGCCGGCGGCAACCTGAAATCCCTGGTGGCCTTCCTCGTCCTGGCCCTCAGTGCCGAAATGACCATGCACGGCATCCTCACGCCGCTGCGCACCCTGGCCCAGGGGGCCGTCTCGCTGCCCCTGCCGGCACCCGACGCAGGCAGCCTGTTGGCCGGCCTGGGGCTGCCCGCCGAGAACGCCCGCCTGATTGCGGCCGTGGTGATCGGCGGCCTGTTCCTGGCCTGGAGCCTGGCCAACCGCGATGTCTGGCAACCCCGCCCCCTGCTTGGCGGAATCGCCGTGGGTTCCCTGGTGGTGGGCGGCTGGTACGTCACCGGCCACCTGGGCTTCGTCGCCGAGCATCCGGACACCCTGGAAGAAGCCTTCATCGGCACCGCCAGCGGCCGCCCGGAGGCCCTGACCTTCGTCGGCCCCCTCGCCCACAGCCTGGAATGGCTGTCCTGGGCCAACGACGGCAGCCGCAAGGTGACCTTCGGCATCGCCACCGTGGCCGGCGCCTTTCTCGGCGGCCTGGCCCAGGCCCTGCTCTTCCGCGAATTCCGCTGGGAAGGCTTCCGCGACGCCCGGGACACCGCCCGCCACCTGATCGGCGCCGTGCTGATGGGCTTCGGCGGCATCCTGGCCATGGGTTGCACCCTGGGCCAGGGCGTCAGCGGCGTCTCGACCCTGGCCCTGGCCAGCTTCGTCGCCCTGGCCTCGATCATCGCCGGCGCCTTCGCCATGCTGCGCCTCGACCTGTGGTGGATGGAGCGCCAGGCCGGTTGA
- the queC gene encoding 7-cyano-7-deazaguanine synthase QueC, protein MIDSASPATPPKAVILLSGGLDSATVLAIAREQGYACYCLSVDYGQKHRAELDAAVRVAKALGAIEHRVAKIDIGQFGGSALTDPTLAVPTDGVQPGIPITYVPARNTILLALSLAWAEVLDARHVFVGVNAVDYSGYPDCRPAFVQAFENLANLATKAAVEGAKLTVHAPLIDLSKADIVRAGTRLGVDYGLTVSCYQADDAGRACGSCDACRLRREGFAAAGLADPTHYQNA, encoded by the coding sequence ATGATTGATTCCGCATCACCCGCCACGCCCCCCAAAGCCGTCATCCTGCTGTCCGGCGGACTCGATTCCGCCACCGTCCTGGCCATCGCCCGGGAACAGGGCTACGCCTGCTACTGCCTGTCGGTGGATTACGGCCAGAAGCACCGCGCCGAACTGGATGCCGCGGTGCGCGTGGCCAAGGCGCTGGGCGCAATCGAGCATCGGGTGGCCAAGATCGACATCGGCCAGTTTGGCGGATCGGCCCTCACCGACCCTACCCTGGCCGTGCCCACCGACGGCGTCCAGCCGGGCATCCCGATCACCTACGTGCCGGCGCGCAATACCATCCTGCTCGCCCTGTCCCTGGCCTGGGCCGAGGTGCTCGACGCCCGCCACGTCTTCGTCGGCGTGAATGCGGTGGACTACTCGGGCTACCCCGACTGCCGTCCGGCCTTTGTCCAGGCCTTCGAAAACCTGGCCAACCTGGCCACCAAGGCTGCCGTCGAAGGCGCCAAGCTGACGGTCCATGCGCCCCTGATCGACCTGTCCAAGGCCGACATTGTGCGCGCCGGCACCCGCCTCGGCGTCGATTACGGCCTCACCGTCTCCTGCTACCAGGCCGACGACGCTGGCCGTGCTTGCGGTTCCTGCGACGCCTGCCGGCTGCGCCGCGAAGGCTTTGCCGCCGCCGGCCTGGCCGACCCGACCCATTACCAGAACGCCTGA
- a CDS encoding PilZ domain-containing protein yields the protein MSDRSVPPPTTAHPSAGAERRHHARVVYHGPARIITRHGASDGQVLDLSFKGALLALNPAPPLGEDCAVEVTLGESGPIVRLEGHVAHVEDGHLGLFCERIDLDSACHLRRLVELNLGDANLLERELAALVRGE from the coding sequence ATGTCCGATCGATCCGTCCCCCCTCCGACCACCGCCCACCCCTCGGCTGGCGCGGAACGCCGCCACCATGCCCGAGTGGTCTACCATGGCCCGGCGCGGATCATCACCCGGCACGGCGCATCCGACGGTCAGGTGCTCGATTTGTCCTTCAAGGGCGCCCTGCTCGCCCTTAACCCCGCGCCCCCCCTCGGCGAGGATTGTGCCGTCGAGGTCACCCTCGGCGAAAGCGGCCCGATCGTGCGCCTGGAAGGCCACGTCGCCCACGTCGAGGACGGCCACTTGGGTCTGTTCTGCGAACGTATCGACCTGGACAGCGCCTGCCACCTGCGCCGCCTGGTGGAGCTCAACCTGGGCGACGCCAACCTGCTGGAGCGGGAATTGGCGGCCCTGGTGCGCGGCGAGTAG
- the queE gene encoding 7-carboxy-7-deazaguanine synthase QueE yields the protein MVENHRQLTLKVSEIFYSVQGEASRVGLPTVFVRLTGCPLRCTWCDTAYAFTGGETQTIGQVLYEVAKHPTHHVCVSGGEPLAQKNCLPLLTALCDDGCDVSLETSGALDISAVDPRVSRIMDLKAPDSGEVGRNRLANLAHLTHRDELKIVIASRGDYEWAKEQLREHALTDKCPVLFSPVAGQLEPRQLAEWILTDGLPVRFQVQLHKILWGNMKGK from the coding sequence GTGGTGGAGAATCACCGTCAGTTGACCCTCAAGGTCAGCGAAATCTTCTATTCCGTCCAGGGCGAAGCCTCCCGGGTCGGCCTGCCGACGGTGTTCGTCCGCCTCACCGGCTGCCCGCTGCGCTGTACCTGGTGCGACACCGCCTATGCCTTCACCGGCGGCGAGACCCAGACCATCGGCCAGGTGCTCTACGAGGTGGCCAAGCACCCGACTCACCATGTCTGCGTTTCCGGGGGCGAGCCCCTGGCGCAGAAGAACTGCCTGCCTCTGCTCACCGCCCTGTGTGACGACGGCTGCGACGTGTCCCTGGAAACCTCCGGAGCCCTGGACATTTCCGCCGTGGACCCACGGGTGTCGCGCATCATGGATCTGAAGGCGCCGGACTCCGGCGAGGTCGGGCGCAACCGCCTCGCCAACTTGGCCCACCTCACCCACCGGGACGAGCTCAAGATCGTCATCGCCTCCCGGGGTGACTATGAATGGGCCAAGGAGCAACTGCGCGAGCATGCCCTGACCGACAAGTGCCCGGTGCTGTTCTCCCCGGTGGCGGGCCAGCTGGAACCCCGCCAACTGGCCGAATGGATCCTCACCGACGGCCTACCGGTGCGCTTCCAGGTGCAACTGCACAAAATTCTTTGGGGTAACATGAAGGGCAAGTGA
- the ybgF gene encoding tol-pal system protein YbgF, whose amino-acid sequence MAGLRPTSPHAPAARLSRTAAILAALLVAGLSAAPAAHAGMFDDDEARRQILDLKSESRARLDKLEAANRAQLELANQLDNLKSEVAQLRGQVEMLTYELQQAQQRQKDFYLDLDTRLRKLEPQTQTAGDTAPAASGGDAPAAGAPAKPAATPQAEAKEYEAALTLFKGGKYKEAANAFDAFGRAHPQSDFAPSAQFWLGNSFYAQRDCKKAISAEQVVLSKWPDHAKAPDALLTIANCQQELGDHKGANQTLDRLVVKYPDSRAAQSAKDRLKKK is encoded by the coding sequence ATGGCCGGCCTGCGACCGACCTCTCCCCACGCGCCTGCCGCCCGCCTGTCGCGGACGGCGGCGATCCTGGCGGCTCTGTTGGTCGCAGGCCTGTCGGCGGCGCCTGCGGCGCACGCCGGCATGTTCGACGACGACGAGGCTCGCCGTCAGATCCTCGATCTGAAGTCCGAATCCCGCGCCCGTCTCGACAAGCTGGAAGCGGCCAACCGCGCCCAGTTGGAGCTGGCCAACCAGCTCGACAACCTCAAGTCCGAAGTGGCCCAGCTGCGCGGCCAGGTGGAAATGCTCACCTACGAACTGCAGCAGGCCCAGCAACGGCAAAAAGATTTCTATCTGGATCTGGACACCCGGCTGCGCAAGCTGGAACCCCAGACCCAGACTGCCGGCGACACCGCCCCTGCCGCCAGCGGCGGGGATGCCCCGGCGGCAGGCGCGCCGGCCAAGCCAGCCGCCACCCCCCAGGCCGAAGCCAAGGAATACGAGGCGGCCCTGACCCTGTTCAAGGGCGGCAAGTACAAGGAGGCGGCCAACGCCTTCGATGCCTTCGGCCGCGCCCATCCGCAAAGCGACTTCGCTCCCTCGGCCCAGTTCTGGCTCGGCAACAGTTTCTACGCCCAGCGCGACTGCAAGAAGGCCATCAGCGCCGAACAGGTGGTGCTGAGCAAATGGCCGGACCATGCCAAGGCCCCAGATGCCCTGCTGACCATCGCCAACTGCCAGCAGGAACTCGGCGACCACAAGGGGGCCAACCAGACCCTCGACCGGCTCGTGGTCAAGTACCCGGACAGTCGCGCCGCCCAATCCGCCAAAGACCGGCTGAAGAAGAAGTAA
- the pal gene encoding peptidoglycan-associated lipoprotein Pal, which produces MRFAQTSAITAALLAALVTGCSTTNTDGQSGAAVENRNPTASSSGVGGQGGALSPLKDPNNILSKRSVYFDYDKYEVKTEYKQLVAAHAKYLSENKTAKVLIQGNTDERGSREYNLALGQKRSDAVKKALTLLGAKDDQIESVSLGEEKPKAEGHDEAAYAENRRADILYNGEY; this is translated from the coding sequence ATGCGTTTCGCTCAAACCTCTGCCATCACCGCCGCTCTGCTCGCCGCTCTGGTGACCGGCTGCTCCACCACCAACACCGACGGCCAATCCGGCGCGGCAGTGGAAAACCGCAACCCGACCGCTTCCTCCTCCGGCGTTGGCGGCCAGGGTGGCGCCCTGTCCCCCCTCAAGGACCCCAACAACATCCTGTCCAAGCGCAGCGTCTACTTCGACTATGACAAGTACGAAGTGAAGACCGAGTACAAGCAGCTGGTCGCCGCTCACGCCAAGTACCTGTCCGAGAACAAGACCGCCAAGGTCCTGATCCAGGGCAACACCGACGAACGCGGCTCCCGCGAGTACAACCTGGCCCTCGGCCAGAAGCGTTCCGACGCCGTGAAGAAGGCCCTGACCCTGCTGGGCGCCAAGGACGACCAGATCGAGTCCGTGTCCCTGGGCGAAGAGAAGCCGAAGGCTGAAGGTCACGACGAAGCGGCTTACGCCGAAAACCGTCGCGCCGACATCCTCTACAACGGCGAGTACTAA
- the tolB gene encoding Tol-Pal system beta propeller repeat protein TolB: MKTTRLLPRRSLIQGLLAALALSMLPHVAHAQLTVEVTGAGANRIPVAIADFGGEPGLSRALTTVVRGDLERSGLFKMVDPGSQPLTENSAVDYGSWKGRGADALAAGSLANSSDGRLEARFRLYDVTRQQSLGGAAYLTSTPALRAAGHRIADYIYEKLTGEPGVFSTRIAYVVKSGGARYALQIADADGQNAQSALVSKEPIISPAWSPDGGRLAYVSFENKKPVIYVHNLATGRRQVVSNFKGSNSAPAWSPDGNRLAVVLTKDGGSQIFILNADGSGGSRLMTSSGIDTEPQWSADGRYIYFTSDRGGQPQIYRVATSGGAAERVTFEGSYNVSPRLSPDGRLLAYITRGGGGFRLAVLDLNSRQTQILTDSSRDESPSFAPNGRMILFATEIGGRGVLSAVSADGRIKQRLSIAAGDVREPAWGPLVK, from the coding sequence ATGAAAACTACCCGCCTCCTGCCACGCCGCTCCCTGATCCAGGGGCTCCTGGCCGCCCTGGCCCTGTCGATGCTGCCCCACGTCGCCCACGCCCAGCTCACCGTTGAGGTCACCGGCGCCGGGGCCAACCGCATTCCGGTGGCCATCGCCGACTTTGGCGGCGAGCCGGGCCTGTCCCGTGCCCTGACCACGGTGGTGCGCGGCGACTTGGAGCGCAGCGGCCTGTTCAAGATGGTCGATCCGGGCAGCCAGCCGCTGACCGAAAACAGCGCCGTCGACTATGGCAGCTGGAAGGGACGGGGGGCCGACGCCCTGGCCGCCGGCAGCCTGGCCAACAGCAGCGACGGCCGCCTCGAAGCCCGTTTCCGTCTCTACGACGTGACCCGCCAGCAATCCCTGGGCGGCGCCGCCTACCTGACCTCGACCCCGGCCCTGCGTGCCGCCGGTCACCGCATTGCCGATTACATCTACGAGAAACTCACCGGCGAACCCGGCGTGTTCTCCACCCGTATCGCCTACGTGGTCAAGTCCGGCGGCGCCCGCTATGCCTTGCAGATCGCCGACGCCGACGGCCAGAACGCCCAGTCGGCCCTGGTCTCCAAGGAACCGATCATCTCCCCGGCCTGGTCCCCGGACGGCGGCCGCCTGGCCTACGTGAGCTTCGAGAACAAGAAGCCGGTGATCTACGTCCACAACCTGGCCACCGGCCGGCGCCAGGTGGTGTCCAACTTCAAGGGCTCCAACTCCGCTCCTGCCTGGTCCCCCGACGGCAACCGGCTGGCGGTGGTGCTGACCAAGGACGGCGGATCCCAGATCTTCATCCTCAACGCCGACGGTTCCGGAGGCTCCCGGCTGATGACCTCGTCGGGCATCGACACCGAGCCCCAGTGGTCCGCCGACGGCCGTTACATCTATTTCACCTCGGATCGGGGCGGCCAGCCCCAGATCTACCGGGTCGCCACCAGCGGCGGTGCGGCGGAACGAGTCACCTTCGAAGGCTCGTACAACGTCAGCCCGCGCCTCTCGCCGGATGGCCGCCTACTTGCCTACATCACCCGCGGCGGCGGCGGTTTCCGCCTGGCGGTGCTGGATCTCAACAGTCGTCAGACCCAGATCCTCACCGACTCCTCCCGCGACGAGTCCCCCAGTTTTGCTCCCAACGGACGCATGATCCTGTTCGCCACCGAAATCGGCGGCCGGGGCGTGTTGTCCGCCGTATCCGCCGATGGTCGTATCAAGCAGCGCCTGTCGATCGCCGCCGGTGACGTGCGGGAGCCAGCCTGGGGTCCCCTGGTCAAATAA
- a CDS encoding energy transducer TonB, with the protein MSALHYLDTAPAPGKRASLVLAVAVHVALAIFLIVGVSWRSTPPASVQVELWNATPGLVTAAPKPSAPPPPPPPPPPPPEPTVAPKPAPEPPPPVKPVAKPDIAVKKEPEKKHEPKPEPKPEPKPEKKPEPKPEPKPEKKPEPKPEPKVEKKPEPPRPDFSSALNDELNQVNKKVSRQQSDNRLKNLAEAETATVARNIGRGDYAAKISAKVRGYVVLPPNIQGNPEAVFQVEQLITGEVISVKLQKSSGNPALDAAVERAIHNASPLPKPDSGQPDRLITIKYRPRET; encoded by the coding sequence ATGTCCGCCCTGCACTACCTCGACACGGCCCCGGCCCCGGGAAAGCGGGCGAGCCTCGTGCTCGCCGTCGCCGTGCACGTGGCCCTGGCGATCTTCCTCATCGTCGGCGTCTCGTGGCGCTCGACGCCGCCGGCCTCGGTGCAGGTGGAGTTGTGGAACGCCACGCCGGGGCTGGTGACCGCCGCGCCCAAACCGAGTGCTCCGCCGCCGCCCCCTCCGCCCCCTCCGCCGCCGCCGGAGCCCACCGTGGCGCCCAAGCCTGCTCCCGAGCCGCCGCCCCCGGTCAAGCCGGTGGCCAAACCCGATATCGCGGTGAAGAAGGAGCCGGAGAAGAAGCACGAGCCGAAACCCGAGCCCAAGCCCGAACCGAAGCCGGAGAAAAAACCGGAACCGAAGCCCGAGCCCAAGCCGGAGAAAAAACCCGAGCCGAAACCCGAACCCAAGGTCGAAAAGAAGCCTGAACCGCCGCGTCCGGATTTCAGTTCAGCCCTCAACGATGAATTGAACCAGGTCAACAAGAAGGTCTCCCGGCAGCAGAGCGACAACCGGCTGAAGAACCTGGCCGAGGCGGAAACCGCCACGGTGGCGCGTAACATCGGCCGCGGCGACTACGCCGCCAAGATCAGCGCCAAGGTACGCGGCTACGTGGTGCTGCCGCCCAACATCCAGGGCAACCCGGAAGCCGTCTTTCAGGTTGAGCAGTTGATCACCGGCGAAGTGATCAGCGTCAAGCTGCAAAAGAGCAGTGGCAACCCGGCCCTGGACGCGGCTGTGGAACGGGCCATCCACAACGCCTCGCCCCTGCCCAAACCGGACTCGGGGCAACCGGATCGCCTCATCACCATCAAGTACCGCCCCCGGGAAACCTAA
- a CDS encoding ExbD/TolR family protein codes for MRPRRLKNEINVVPYIDVMLVLLVIFMVTAPMMQTGSIDLPTAAAGNETPQNPVVVSLKADQSIVLKDGYGGPEQSVDKRDIARTVVELQNGNDERPVAVVGDKSVKLELLAEVLGQLKESGVKRVGMDVQVTPTAGKR; via the coding sequence ATGCGCCCCCGTCGCCTCAAGAACGAAATCAACGTCGTCCCCTACATCGATGTGATGCTGGTGCTGCTGGTGATCTTCATGGTCACCGCGCCGATGATGCAGACCGGCTCGATCGACCTGCCCACCGCCGCCGCCGGCAACGAAACGCCGCAGAACCCGGTGGTGGTGTCCCTCAAGGCCGATCAGTCGATCGTCCTCAAGGACGGCTACGGCGGCCCCGAGCAGTCCGTGGACAAGCGCGACATCGCCCGCACCGTCGTGGAGCTGCAGAACGGCAACGACGAGCGCCCGGTGGCCGTGGTCGGCGACAAGTCGGTCAAGCTCGAACTGCTCGCCGAAGTGCTCGGCCAGCTCAAGGAATCGGGCGTCAAGCGGGTCGGCATGGACGTCCAGGTCACGCCGACCGCCGGCAAGCGCTGA
- the tolQ gene encoding protein TolQ: MNVTQDLSILHLITNASAVVQLVMALLAGVSFMSWYYIFRKWFAVRLARSKTEQFERDFWSGGDLANLYQSAVNDRHHAGAMERIFESGFREFTKLRGQKNLEAKDVVDGSRRAMRATYQREVDGLEDHLAFLASVGSVSPYVGLFGTVWGIMHAFRGLSNVGQATLASVAPGIAEALVATAIGLFAAIPAVLAYNRFAYDIDRLSTRFESFMEEFSNILQRQMR, from the coding sequence ATGAACGTCACCCAAGACCTGTCGATCCTGCATCTGATCACCAACGCCAGCGCCGTCGTGCAGCTGGTGATGGCGCTGCTGGCCGGCGTCTCCTTTATGTCCTGGTACTACATTTTCCGCAAGTGGTTCGCGGTGCGCCTGGCGCGTAGCAAGACCGAGCAGTTCGAGCGCGACTTCTGGTCCGGCGGCGACCTGGCCAACCTCTATCAGAGCGCAGTCAACGACCGGCACCACGCCGGCGCCATGGAACGCATCTTCGAATCCGGCTTCCGGGAATTCACCAAGCTGCGCGGCCAGAAGAACCTGGAAGCCAAGGATGTGGTGGACGGCTCGCGCCGCGCCATGCGTGCCACCTACCAGCGCGAGGTGGACGGCCTGGAAGACCACCTGGCCTTCCTCGCCTCGGTCGGATCGGTGTCCCCCTACGTCGGCCTGTTCGGCACGGTGTGGGGCATCATGCACGCCTTCCGCGGCCTGTCAAATGTGGGCCAGGCCACCCTGGCCTCGGTGGCTCCCGGCATCGCCGAAGCCCTGGTGGCCACGGCCATCGGCCTGTTCGCAGCGATTCCCGCGGTGCTCGCCTACAACCGCTTCGCCTACGACATCGACCGGCTGTCCACCCGTTTCGAGAGCTTCATGGAAGAATTCTCCAACATCCTGCAGCGGCAGATGCGCTAA
- the ybgC gene encoding tol-pal system-associated acyl-CoA thioesterase — translation MPAHEQKPNAFTWPVRVYYADTDAGGVVYHATYLDFLERCRTEWLRQIGHDQRDLVRDHNLVFVVRNINIDYLRPAHLDDLLEVGLEVDKLGRSQVVFRQHVRRADPDAPSGWLELATATVQIVCVDFAKMKSIPIPDWLRAKFETLQ, via the coding sequence ATGCCCGCCCACGAACAAAAACCCAACGCCTTCACCTGGCCCGTCCGGGTTTACTACGCCGACACCGATGCCGGCGGCGTGGTCTACCACGCCACCTACCTGGATTTTCTCGAACGCTGCCGTACCGAGTGGCTGCGTCAGATCGGCCACGACCAGCGCGACCTGGTGCGCGACCACAACCTGGTGTTCGTGGTGCGCAACATCAACATCGACTACCTGCGTCCGGCCCACCTCGACGACCTGCTCGAGGTCGGCCTCGAAGTGGACAAGCTTGGCCGCAGCCAGGTGGTGTTCCGCCAGCACGTGCGCCGCGCCGACCCCGACGCTCCCAGTGGCTGGCTGGAACTGGCCACCGCCACGGTGCAGATCGTCTGCGTCGACTTCGCCAAGATGAAATCGATCCCTATCCCCGACTGGCTGCGCGCCAAATTCGAGACCCTGCAATGA